ctccccagctttcttggagccccctgcagaaggccaaatgaggtctcctgggagccttctcctctccagactgaacagccccaactccttcagtctgtcctcctagataggagaggtgctccagccctctgctcatcctcctggcccttctctggaccccttccagcacctccagatccttcctggaagagaggctccagagctggccccagagctgcagctgtggtctcagcagagtggagcagaggggcagaatcccctccctggccctgctggccacacttctcttgctgcagcccaggctctgcttggctctctttCCTGTGGGCTCCCTTCCTCACTTGATGCCTGCTTTGTGTTGCTAAATAAGAGGCAGGACAAAAaaagcccccccccagcagccccacagcagagtgAATCCCAGCtccacctgatcatagaatgctttgagttggaagggacctctgtagctcacccagtccaacatgGACCTGCTCCAAGAGGTCCCTATCTTTCTTATGGCACAGAGGGACGttgcaggggagagcaggggttggaagcagACAGAAgggagctccctgcagggacccCTGGCTTCCATCACTCACCCCTGGAGCAGCATCACCTCGGGACCTCAGCACCAAGCCAGGAGCCTGCCTGCCACCGGCTGGTGCCAGCACCCaagggggcaggagcagggccagaagcACCAGGGAGGATAAAGGCTTCATGGCAGAGGTTTATCAGAGGCACAGCATAAAAAtgagacagacacacacaaaaaaaccccaaccagaaaaacctctccctccctccccccagcagtgAGCCAGAGAGCAAACCCAGGgcctccacctcccccagcccctctccagaacacagccctgcagccaaggGGCCCTGGGAGGAGCTGCCTTGCTCAAgtactgccctgctgcccctctcagaGCAATTAGCTCATCAGGGTAACGAGGCCAGCTGGAGCTTGGAGCCAATCCACCACCCTTcagctgcccagccagggctcCTGCTTCTCAGGGCATGagaggatattgagacacttgaaggtgtccagagaagggcaaggaggctggggagggggctggggagggggctggggcacagccctgtgaggagaggctgagggagctggggttgcttagcctggagaggaggaggctcaggggagaccttcttgctctctccaactccctcaagggaggttgtagccaggtgggggttggtctcttctcccaggcaagcagaacaagaggacacagtctcaagctgtgccaggggaggtttaggcttgatcttagcaagaagttattcacagagagagagagattgcccatgggaatgtgctgcccagtgggtggctcagtgtccctggaggtgttcaagaaaggcttggctgtggcacttggagccatggtttggctgtcaggaggtgttaggcaataggttggacgtcagttttgggaccctcactcccagagggacattgaggggctggagagggtccagagcaaggaagctggggaagggtctggagaagagggttggggagcagcagctgagggagctgggggtgtttagtgtggggaagaggagggcaagtggagaccttcttgctctctacagctccctgagtggaggctggagccaggtgggggttgggctcctctcatctgcagcagtgacagggcaagaggaagcagcctcaagttgccccagaggaggttcaggttgggtatcaggaacaatctcttcccagcaagggctctcaggcactggcccaggctgcccaggggggtggtggagtccccatccctgggggggtttcaaagctgtgtggatgtggtgctgagggaggtggtgcagtggcagaggctcagcagcagcggtgaggttgtgagctctgggtgaagggttggacttggtgagctcagaggtctcttccagccccatcagctctgtggttctgtgctcctgccttGACAACCTCCTGTGAAGCAGGGAGGTCCCTCAGGTATCCTCTGGTTCAGGAGCAGCTCATTTGAGCTGAGCAGATGGCAGAGTGGAGATGGGTAAGGAACTGGTCTGAGCCAGGGTGGCTTTGAGTTTGCTGAGAGGGAAGGCTCCATCCCTGTGTGCCAGCTGGCAGGGccatggctgcagggctgctccattATTGATGTGGACATGCTGTAGGGGAAGAGCCCTGGATTCAGTTACCAGAGATAAGCCTGGGCTGTGTCACTCATTAGCCAGATTGATCTGAGGTCTGCTGGGGCTAATTACCCACTCAGATCCAATTAGAAGGAAGGGATTCCTGTGGAGCTGATGTTTCccaccagcctggggctggctttcCTTGCTCAGGAACAtgccttggggtgctgggggttgagaagctcagcaggagccagcagggagcacttgcagcccagagagccaagcagagcctgggctgcagcaagagaagtgtggccagcagggccagggaggggattctgcccctctgctccactctgctgagaccccacctggagctctggggccagctctggagcctctcttacaggaagggtctggaggtggctggaaggggtccagagaagggccaggagggtgagcagagggctggagctgctctgctctggagacagcctgagagagttggggttgtgcagtctggagaggagaaggctcccaggagaccttcttgtggccttctgcAGGGGggtccaagaaagctggggagggacttctgagggtgtcagggagtgataggacactCAGCCTGGGTGCATCCCTCCCAGAGACAAATTCCAGCCACTGGGATTTTCAGAGCAGGCCAGAGATAAATGCAGCTCTGGTTGTTGTGCTTCTCTTTTGGGccctcttccccttctcagctctccctgctggggacagaagcAGTAAGGTCAGCCCCGGGTTGATCAGCTCAGCCTCACAGAGCTCCATCCACGTGGGAATCCTGCTGGCTGGTTAGGCCCTGGAGACCTGCAGGGTGTAAACATCTCCTGCACCTTGAAATGAGCTCTCCAGAGGGCTTGTGAAACTGTTGTGCTTCACTTGACATTGTGGGAGAGACAATGACCTGGAGGCACTCAAAGATTTCTGTGCTCCACTTTGCCACCAGGGCTTGCATCAGGGTTTCTCTTCTGggatgcaggagaaggacaatgtccctgcctgcagctcccagctgctggccatgaaagcacagcatggcaggggctggaagggacctctggagatcatccagtccaacccctcctgctagagcagggtcagccacacagggacacagccagctgggctgctcaggctggagaggagaaggctcccaggagaccttcttgtggctttgcaggatctgaagggggctccaagaaagctggggagggacttctgagggtgtcagggagtgatagggctggggggaatggagcaaaagtagaagtggggagattcagattggttgttaggaagaagttcttgcccatgagggtggtgagacactggcacaggctgcccagggaggtggtggaagcctcctgcctggaggtgtttcaggccaggctggctgtggctgtgagcaacctgctgtagtgtgaggtgtccctgcccgtggcaggggggctggaactggctgctccttgaggtcccttccaaccctgacaattctgtgattctatggaatgcctgcagagatggaggccccacagcctctctgggcagcctgccccagtgccctGCCACTCTCACAAGGAAGAATttgctccttctgctcctgtggcacctcctgggttccagtttgtgtccattgccccttgccctgtccctgggcaccactgagaagactCTGGCTGCCTCCTTCCAGCTCAGATGACCTTGGCTGCCCCTCAGCAAGCTGCCTACAGGCACACTCCCACGCTGAGtttttccagctctgcagaggtgcagaggaAGTCATCGCAGCAAGGGCGGAGTGCTGAGTGCAGTCCATCATCTcttgcttcagctgctctgcaggagcctgggTGCAGCACTCCAGCTGGATCAGGAGTTGATGTGTGCACCAGCCCTAGGGCTGAAGTCCTGCTGGCCTCCTCCTGCTTTGTGTCTGTAGCCTGGGGAAAACacctggggcagagaggctgcaaagggcccagcagagaaagccctgggggggttggtgggcagctggctggagttgagccagggggtgcccaggtgggcaaggaggccaccagcagcctggcctggatcagcagtggtgtgggcagcaggagcagggcagggattgtcctcctgcactcagcactggggaggccactcctggggtgctggggttaCTCTGAGGACCTCTACCAGACTCACAGattgttaggggctggaagggacctgcagagatcatccagtccgagccccctgccagagcaggggcacccaggaacacatccaggggggtctggaatgcctccacagcctctctgggcagcctgctccagggctccagcagcctcacactgacaAAGtctctccttaagttcaagtgaaacctcctaggttccagtctgtgtccagtgccccttgtcctgtccctgggcaccactcagagGAGTCTGGCTccctcctcttgccctccaccctttagctcctgctgaggAGTGCTCaggtcccctctggggctgctcttctgcaggctctcagcctctgctcctcacagagctgctccaggcccctcagctgctttgtggccctcccttggactctctccagtagttccctgcctttcctgaattggggagcccagcactggacccaggactccagatgaggcctcagcagtgcagagtagagggggaggtgaacctccttcaacctgctggccacactcttaatgAACTCCAGAAcacccttggcctccttggccacgaGGACAGGTTGCTGGCTCAATTAGTTTCATGAGGTGCccttcatccttggaggtatggAAGGCAGAGGACTGACTCATGAGAGGTGGGGAACAGAAAACTCTTCTTCTTCAGTACCATTAAGAATTGCAGTGCAAAACTCACCCAGGGTAATTAGGTCACCATTAATTACCCTGAGTGAATGACTCAGATCCCTCTGGCATTAAAAACCAGGGGAACAAACAtcccaaaaaagggaaaacccaAAGCAGGCCACCTGAGAGCAGGCAGAACTCACCTGGGGGTACAGAACCCCAGAACTCCTgcatgtgaggggctggaaggggcctccagagagcatccagcccaaaccccctgccagagcaggggcacccagggcagggcacacaggaacacagccaggtggggttggaatatccccagagagggagactccacagcccccctgggcagcctgctccagggctctgtcaccctctttccatggagcttcctctgcctcagcttccaccactgccccttgtgctggcattgggcttcccccagcagagcctggctccagcccctgggcactcaccctgcacatcttgatcaccagcaaggagctcaccctcaggctcctcctctccaagccacagagccctcagctccctcaggctctcctcataaggaagctgttccactgcctgcagcatctctgtggctctgtgctggactctctcaggcagttccctgaggtccttcttgagctgaggggcccagagctggacacaatattccagatgtgtgctcagcagggcagagcagaggggcaggagaacctctctgacctactgcccacagcccttctcatcccccccaggctgcccttggccttcttggccaccagagcacattgctggctcatggccaacctcccatcccccaggacccccaggtcagtcactttcccctgtgctgctctccagcagctcagtccccagcctgtcctggtcccTGGGGTTGTCCTTCCCCAGGtgccagactctccccttgcccttgttgggTTTCATTCCATTGCTtcccacccagctctcagcctgtccaggtctggctggctggcagcacagcctgagggctgtccccactgctcccaggttggtgccatcagcagaggcagtgccctctgtgccctcagccaggttgCTGATGAATAGACTGAACAGAACTGGTCCCAGTCCTCACCCCTGAGCCCTACACTCTGCTGAGAGCAGAACCAGGAGGGCCATGCTCTGTGCAGGGGCACAGCACACCTGAGAAGGGCCCTCCTGTGTGCTGGAGCCACCTGGAACGGGGGCTGAAAGGAGCAGGCATCCCCTGGGAAGGACCAGGCTGCCTCCATGCCAGTCCCTCCTCCCCTGACACAGgcacccaggcagctgcagcccacctcacacagcatggctcagggcagcacagcaggcagctggatgcctggcattgccctgccccaggaccttgcccttggccttgttgaccttgatgaggttggcttgggcccagccctgcagcctgcccaggtccctctgcacggatcccttccctccagcctgtcacagcagcaccacacagcttggtgccacctgcaAGACCCCCTGGGGGAGCCTCGGTGCCATtgtgccctgggtgccaggtGTCCACTGAAGCCTCAGGGGGGGGGGTAGTGAAATCACATCTTTTATTTgtctttcaaattaaaaaaaaaccaaacccaaaccaaaaccaaccccaaaagccCCCAACCCAGACCCCCCCCAAATTCAGCTTCAGCCACCTTACACATCCCACAGGTTTAAAATATCATGCTCTATACTtaaatatagatagatagatagatagatctCTGTGTCTTGGGTGTGCCAACACTATACAAATAAACCATTACACAAAATAGACctcaggaaaacaaattaataattaataataataataacaacaaacaacaaacaacaacaacaacaacaatggTTTTGGTCTCCCAATCTGAACAATAAATAGACAGACAGGCACTTCTACAGAGACAGGGGGAAGCAACCACGACGTGAAGAGCAGCTCTCAGAAGCCAGATGTGGAACtacagaagagcagctgaggtgtGGAGGACTTGGTTTAAACTCTCCAGGAGGacttcctgcagctctgaagcCTGGCTCCAAACTCGAAGCTCTGAGGATCTGGCACCGCCCTGAGGTTTGCTGCTGCCTCGGGAGAGCGAGGTGCAGCCCCCTGTCCCCTGCAGcgcagcacagctgcctgcttgctgcacagctgcctgctcctcacacccccagctgcctgctcacagcacagctgcctgctcctcacacccccagctgcctgctcacacccccagctgcctgctcacacccccagctgcctgctcctcacacccccagctgcctgctcgcagcacagctgcctgctcacagcacagctgcctgctcacacccccagctgcctcctcctcacacccccagctgcctgctcgcagcacagctgcctgctcctcacacccccagctgcctgcttgctgcacagctgcctgctcctcacacccAGGGCCCCCACAGAAAACTGCCACTGACCACAGCAGCCTTGCACATAATGTGAGCAGCTTTTACCTGCTTGGGGCAAGGAGTTAGACCTAACTGTGCctacagcccagctccagcttggGGCAGCAGCTAGACCTAACTGTGCctacagcccagctccagcttggGGCAAGGAGTTAGACCTAACTGTGCctacagcccagctccagcttggggcagcagctggacctaactgtgcccactgcccagctccagcttggGGCAAGGAGTTAGACCTAactgtgcccactgcccagctccagcttggGGCAGCAGCTAGACCTAactgtgcccactgcccagctccagcttggggcagcagctggacctaactgtgcccactgcccagctccagcttggGGCAAGGAGTTAGACCTAACTGTGCctacagcccagctccagcttggGGCAAGGAGTTAGACCTAactgtgcccactgcccagctccagccaagatctgctctttccttttccttctataTGCAGCTCTTTCATGGGGCATTCCAAACAgtactttgggggggggggggggaagggatgcTGGTAAAAAAAGCATCCTGTAATGAATGGCTAAATCCTTTAGAGACAGGCAGGCTTTGCAGAGAAGATGCTAAGGAAAACCAGAAACCACTCTCCTGGGCTGCCAAAAACCAGCCATtagaaaacccaaccccccccagaatGCAGTCAGGTTTTGCCAGAGTGTTGCAGACTTCACCCAGGCTCCCCCACCAGGAGTGAGTGCTCAATGTGCAGTAGcttccaccccacccctcagcaATGCTGCCCAAGGAAGAGTTCCCCTGAATGAGAGAGGCACTACAGGAGGCAATGCCCAcggccagcactgctggctcagctgcacACACCTGCTGATGTCCTTGAAGTCCTCAAACTTAAGACTAATATTGAAACATAATGACCACCCAGgacagtgtgtgtgggggggggaaaagacaaAGTCAGGGCCCAGTCCTCACAGCCATTGCCTCCACTTTTAGTATTATTCTCATTTTTCCAaaggacagggaaaaaaaggggggggggggaacccaaaaAACAAAGCTCCCAGAGAAAATTTATTAAAGAGGGCTTCAATGGTCCACCAAGAAAGCCAGAGGCAGACTTGGGGAAGAGTTCTTTGGACTCAAGACACCTCTGCACACCTTGCCTCAGCAGCTTAAGTGTGGGTCTTGCAAGCGTGTCCAAATCCTGATCATCTCCTGGGGCTTCCTGCTGTGCACCAGCATTAAGTTTGTGTAGGAGCAGATGTTGTTCCTGTACTTCTCCTCTATGTCAAAGGTTTTGAAGCCTTTGTGTTTCTCTGGAGCAAGCCCAAGCTTCTGAAGGCACATTCCAGTGTAGACATCGTCGATGGGGTAGAGCAGCACCTGCTCCGAGGCGTTGCTCAGCCTCAAGGCCAGATCGCCGGAGTACAGGAAGCCACCGCCGCCCGCGTACGGGGGATAGGAGCCCTCATAAACGCTTTCTGGGATGTAGTACTTCAACCTTTTCTCCCTGTGGGGCCCAGCATCTTTGATCACATCCCCTATAAACAAGTCTTTGGCTTTGTCCTGTGACAAGCTCTTCAAGTAATCCAGGATCTGGTGGGTGTTCACGAAGACGTCGTCGTCGCCCTTGAAAATGAACCGGACGTCGgcgcagctgctgctgacccaCTTGAGGAACAGCACCTCCTTCAGGGTGAGGTTGAAGAAAGTGTCTCTGTAGTTCCACAGCAGAATGTCCTGGTGGGTTTCACTCTCAAACTTGACCATGTCTGAAAGGTCAGGGAAGTTATCCTCCGGCGGGGTCTGCCCCAGCAGGAAGACCCTTTTGACCGTCACGTCCCCCGCCTGGATCTCCTTGCCCCAGGACTCCCGGATCGCCTGCCGCCTGTCGAAGTGGGGGATGAGTGACTTGAtagccagcagcaggaagggtttGTGCTTGCACTTGTGGGGCTGATCCATCAGCAAGGAGTAGTTCCTGCAGCGCAGGTAGAGCAGGAAGTCTTTGAAGCGGTCGGGCAGGCTCGCGAAGTCGCTCACCTCCGAGGACACCCAGGGGTCAGGCTCGCAGGAGCCCAGGAGGCTGCCGTTGGAAAGCAAGCTCTCCTCCACGCTCATGTTGGAAAGCAAGGTCAGGATGGGGTtgtagagcagctccagcttctgctgctgcttgttccaGTAGGCTTTGTGAGGAGTGTACTTCCTCCAGAACCTGCTGCGGGGGATGATGACGCGGCCCTTGGcgctcttctcctggctgccgCTGCGCGACACCTCCACGATCACGTAGATGAAAATGTTGACCATCATCACggctcccagcagcttcagTCTCCTGCGTCCAACACTCATCTCTCATATCTGCAGAGACAGAGCAAGCACAGAAGTGACACATCTGGCACAgagtcagggagctgggggggttgggagagacctctgagaccaccaagtccaacccttcgCCCACAGCTCGCAacctcaccactgctgctcagcctctgcccctgcaccacctccctcagcaccacatccgcacagctttgaaacccacccagggatggaggctccagcacctccctgggcagcctgggccagtgcttgagagcccttgctgggaagagattgttcctcatctccttcctaatcacctccctgggcagcctgggccagtgcctgagagcccttgctgggaagagattgttcctgatacccaacctcaacctcccctggggcaacttgaggctctttcatctggtcctgtcactgctgcagatgagaagagtccaacccccacctggctccagcctcccctcagggagctgcagagagcaaggaggtctcccctcagcctcctcttctccacactaaacacccccagctccctcagctgctcctccccagccctcttctccagacccttccccagcttccttgcccttctctggacccttctccagcccctcaatgtccttcctgcagtgagggtcccaaaactgcacccagcactcctggtgtggcctccccagtgctgagtgcaggaggacaatccctgctcctgctgcccacaccgctcctaatgtccaacctgaacctcccctggggcatctTGAGGCTCTTTCATCTGGTCctgtcagtgctgcagatgagaagagcccaacccccacctccagcctcctttcagagtgCTgtagagggtgctgggggtatcccctcaccctcctcttctgagggctgaacaagcccagctccctcagccaggctcttatttcctttcctctttttttgtttgctggaaACATAGCACTGAGCCCCTCAGCAACCTGCACAGAAACAAGGCCATGGCCCTGCTTCCACAGGGCACCAGGCAGCATTTCCACCCAGCCTGAATGCTGCCTTTCCAAGTCCTCTGACTGCTGAAGCGGTACTACAGCAGTGCAGGGTTTTAGCCCTTTAAGCTTGaagtgctgctcctcaggtgAGATG
This genomic window from Dryobates pubescens isolate bDryPub1 chromosome 39, bDryPub1.pri, whole genome shotgun sequence contains:
- the B3GNT2 gene encoding N-acetyllactosaminide beta-1,3-N-acetylglucosaminyltransferase 2, which produces MSVGRRRLKLLGAVMMVNIFIYVIVEVSRSGSQEKSAKGRVIIPRSRFWRKYTPHKAYWNKQQQKLELLYNPILTLLSNMSVEESLLSNGSLLGSCEPDPWVSSEVSDFASLPDRFKDFLLYLRCRNYSLLMDQPHKCKHKPFLLLAIKSLIPHFDRRQAIRESWGKEIQAGDVTVKRVFLLGQTPPEDNFPDLSDMVKFESETHQDILLWNYRDTFFNLTLKEVLFLKWVSSSCADVRFIFKGDDDVFVNTHQILDYLKSLSQDKAKDLFIGDVIKDAGPHREKRLKYYIPESVYEGSYPPYAGGGGFLYSGDLALRLSNASEQVLLYPIDDVYTGMCLQKLGLAPEKHKGFKTFDIEEKYRNNICSYTNLMLVHSRKPQEMIRIWTRLQDPHLSC